The window AGAACAACCTACGACTGTATTCATGTGTCTAATCGCAATTTAACCCGCAAACCTCCAATACGGGGCCATCTTTTGACACAAACGGATTGATTCGAACCCACATAAGAGTTAATATTGACGCCAGTAGAATGGACCAAACCACAACGATGGTGGGCATCCTATCTTGTTTCCCCAGCAATCCCTTGAGGAAGGGGTAGAGATGCACAATGACCCAGAAGGCAAAAAATAGCCGACCAAACAACGGACCCCACGAATCATACCCGTTATTGATGGCGTCTGAAATGCCCACGACAACCCCGACTatgtttattattaataaagTTGTAGGAGGGATCAATAATGATGTCCACTTGAAGATGTAAAGTTCAGAAAATGCTCCATCATCTGCTGCCTTCGATGTAACTGTGAAGCTTGTGTTAACACCAGCCAAAACCTTGAGTAGACCCTGGAACAGAGCAAAAAGATGTGACGAAGCGCCTCCAATTACCCAGAACTGCTCATTTCTCCACCAGTCATCAATCCCGACGCCACCCCATTGCATCTCAAGGATACCAGTTGCAGCTATGGATATGAAGAGAGCCATGAAAATAATGCTGGCATAGTTGCTTATCTATACATTCAAGTTCAGAAACCAATAGTTAGAACAGGCATGATCAAATGTACCAGCTATATAAGCCAAATCAAGGATTTAGCTTTTGGATTAAAAACTAAAGTATGAAAGAGATGTGCAGTTTTACAATGTTAGGCTTTGCCCAAAGTGTACGAGCTACGCACTTGGTTCACAAGATTTTACTGTTAatcctaatatagaaaattgCGCTCACTTCATATTCGAGAGGAAGTTTGAAAATAGGTTTAATACCTAATAGACTAACCTTCATTATCATACAACAAGTAACATTTGCACACAAATCACACTAAAAAGATGGAAGACCagaaaaaaaatctcatgtTTAACCTAGTTTGTACTGTATTACCCAGTCATTTACTGTGTGGAAGACATTCTAGCATAAGGCCACCAAATTTTAAAGGACAAGTATTGATGATTCTAATAATATGAAAGTATAGCACATTCAACCGGCTAAATATGTTGCTTGAGAACCCAAAATATGCAACTCAAATCAGCATACGACCTATTATGTTCCAATTAAGCATCTTTCCCACAcaacaaataaaacagaaaaaagaGATTAGAGTTACCTCAGGGACAATGAATTTCCCAGTCAGAAGACAGATGGCTGGTAGACTACAATAAACGATCAAGGGAATGGAGGTCCACGGATATACAACTGAGTTTATATACGAAAATCGTTCCAACCATTTCAATCCACTCCCATATGCATACCAGATTGGGCAATGTCTACTAAGGAAGATCTCAACAGATCCAAGGGCCCACCGAAGAACTTGATTTAAACGATCAGAAAGGTTAATAGGAGCTGATCCTTTGAATGCTGGACGTTTGGGTATGCAGTAGACAGATCGCCATCCATGGCAGTGCATCTTAAATCCTGTTAGAATATCCTCAGTAACAGAACCATATATCCAGCCAACCTATTTGAGATCAAAATTAGATTCATTGAGCGAATAAAATATGGATTCCAAGATTGTAAGTTTCAAAAACTTTTAACATCTCCCAGTTACGTACTTCCTTTCCCCATTCTGTTTTGTCTTCATAACCACAGCTTATCACTTGGATGGCTTCTTTCAAGAGCGATGCAGGACTGACATCCTGAGGTATTCCACCATTTTCCAAAACTGCAGAGGCTACAAAAACTGGAGACTGTCCAAATTTCTTCTCCAATTTCAGTTGGGACATGGTGGATGTTTTATTGGCTTTTAGTTCTGCAATACCAACACAACTTAGTTATTCAcagtaaatttaaaataaaaaataaaaaaagaaagaaaaaacaccaataaaaaatagtcaCTTTCTTGGTGCAACCAGTACCTTCAATTCCCTCTTCAATATTTTCAAGTGCATGTATCTGCTTTGATGCTTCCCtctgtttcaattttttctttttctctttctttgactTTGCATTCTTGTTCTTTCTAGATCCACAACACAGGCAGCACCATTTTGGCCAGCAATTGCAGGTTTTTCTAGGGGGTTTCTTTTTGGCAGGAGCATCGTATCCATAAAGCGCTTGCCTTCTGAAAACACACCCAGTTCCAACATATATTGGTCCTTGTATACCATCTAACCCTTTCATGTTGATCTGTTTTCAATAAGAAATTAGCATTTTTGGTAGCAACAGAAagtaaaaatatcaaattaaaaaagaatcatATACGTACATCAAAGAATACAACATTCCGATTTGAGTATCTATCATGAAGATCAATCCCATCAAATCTTTGAGGGAACTGCACGTAGCAAACTTTCTTCCCTGATGTAGGGTCCATCATGAAACACATAGCTTCTCTGATTGCCTTGCTATTGTTGATGTAGTGATCACAGTCAACATTCAGAATATAAGGAGCATTTGAGATAATTGCTGAGACCCGAATCTTTAgataaatttaacaaaaaaaaaaaatttgtcaatacTGATCCATAAACATATTACTGACAAAGGATTACAAAAACAACGAGGAGGCTGGAAAGATAAGGAAAAGTAGTCTACTGTAAGCAACATAAACATGAAACGGAAGAACTTTAAGGCTTACTAGAGCATTCATTGCACCGGCCTTTTTATGGTGATCAAACCCTGGTCTCTTTTCACGAGAAACATAAATTAGACCAGGTAACTCATATCCTTCAACATCACGAACACCATTGTTACCCAGAAAGACCTGTAAATGAATAGAAATACTAAGAAAAAACTCCAGGTAGGTAATTGGTCACCAAAAATGCCAAATAGCTAAAAACTAATCTAATGTACATGACACTGAAAATGCGCCAGTAGCTCAAATTTGTGTATGCACTTGATATCTTGTGTGTATGTATACAAGTTATACATAAGCATCTTCGGCAATCCAGAGGCACCAATGACTCAACGATTGTGATGAAATAGCATTCACAAGAATAATTATTATAGAACTGACAATtctaccaaaaagaaaatgtgTAAAAGAAAAAGTCGTCATCTTGTTGAGTGTACTTTTGTAATCATATCATTAAAATATTGCTCCcaaaaatttaaagtataatcCCACCTGAATCATGCCAGGATGGTCTCGTACATTATTCCCGGGCCAGGGAGTCCCATCCTGCATTGTCCAGCCATCCTCAGGAACCTTTTGTGCCAAGGCTACCAAACCATTGATCCTAACTTTAAATTCTTCATATTCtctctgcaaaaaaaaatataaattagaaaggaaaaaaaaatcatgtttaaTCTTAAGTATTTTACCAAAACTCCTAGAAGCAAAAACCGAAAATCTATTTGAAAATCCATGCATTCAATTCTGTACAAGAAACTGCATGAATAAGAAGATAGTCACAAACCTTCATTGCACGTCTTTCCCTTACAAATGCTGGATgaactttatttttc of the Pyrus communis chromosome 1, drPyrComm1.1, whole genome shotgun sequence genome contains:
- the LOC137741388 gene encoding cellulose synthase A catalytic subunit 2 [UDP-forming]-like, which encodes MDTRGRLVAGSHNRNEFVLINADENSRIQPVQELSGQICQICGDEIELTVDGEPFVACNECAFPVCRPCYEYERREGNQACPHCKTRYKRIKGSPRVEGDEEEDDIDDLDNEFNCGNLDALGPHQVAESALSARLNVGRGSNYNARIPTHSEHESSPLGSEIPLLTYGEEDTEISSNRHALIVPPYMGHGNGVHPIHGNRVHPVPFSDPSSLEPRPMVPKKDIAAYGYGSVAWKDQMEEWKKKQNEKLQVVKHEGVSDGGNCGGNDELDDSDLPMMDEGRQPLSRKLPIPSSKINPYRLIIILRLVILGLFFHYRILHPVNNAYGLWLTSVICEIWFAISWILDQFPKWHPIKRETYLDRLSLRYEKEGKPSELASVDIFVSTVDPLKEPPLITANTVLSILAVDYPVEKVVCYVSDDGAAMLTFEALSETSEFARKWVPFCKKFSIEPRAPEWYFCQKIDYLKNKVHPAFVRERRAMKREYEEFKVRINGLVALAQKVPEDGWTMQDGTPWPGNNVRDHPGMIQVFLGNNGVRDVEGYELPGLIYVSREKRPGFDHHKKAGAMNALIRVSAIISNAPYILNVDCDHYINNSKAIREAMCFMMDPTSGKKVCYVQFPQRFDGIDLHDRYSNRNVVFFDINMKGLDGIQGPIYVGTGCVFRRQALYGYDAPAKKKPPRKTCNCWPKWCCLCCGSRKNKNAKSKKEKKKKLKQREASKQIHALENIEEGIEELKANKTSTMSQLKLEKKFGQSPVFVASAVLENGGIPQDVSPASLLKEAIQVISCGYEDKTEWGKEVGWIYGSVTEDILTGFKMHCHGWRSVYCIPKRPAFKGSAPINLSDRLNQVLRWALGSVEIFLSRHCPIWYAYGSGLKWLERFSYINSVVYPWTSIPLIVYCSLPAICLLTGKFIVPEISNYASIIFMALFISIAATGILEMQWGGVGIDDWWRNEQFWVIGGASSHLFALFQGLLKVLAGVNTSFTVTSKAADDGAFSELYIFKWTSLLIPPTTLLIINIVGVVVGISDAINNGYDSWGPLFGRLFFAFWVIVHLYPFLKGLLGKQDRMPTIVVVWSILLASILTLMWVRINPFVSKDGPVLEVCGLNCD